In the Agrococcus sp. Marseille-Q4369 genome, one interval contains:
- a CDS encoding PhoH family protein, with product MVRLLGPQDRLLTRLEHEHPDVRVAVRGNLVTLEGPEQDVEVAGRLVQELVDLVRQGTALSQTEVAEGSRILRQDSSRSLADAIGEVILTSKGKSIRAKTEGQRAYVESIDAHTIVFGIGPAGTGKTYLAMAKAVQALHRKEVNRIILTRPAVEAGERLGFLPGTLTDKIDPYLRPLYDALNEMMDPELVPKLLATGVVEVAPLAYMRGRTLNDSFIVLDEAQNTTPEQMKMFLTRLGFGSKMVVTGDATQVDLPAGTSGLQVAQQVLGKIDDIRFAMLTSADVVRHTLVGEIVDAYTAHDQKVMARQARQGQPTHHSRRGRH from the coding sequence ATGGTGCGACTGCTGGGGCCGCAGGACCGGCTCCTCACGCGCCTCGAGCACGAGCACCCCGACGTGCGCGTCGCCGTGCGCGGCAACCTCGTCACGCTCGAGGGCCCCGAGCAGGATGTCGAGGTCGCCGGCCGGCTCGTGCAGGAGCTCGTCGACCTCGTGCGGCAGGGCACGGCCCTCAGCCAGACGGAGGTCGCCGAGGGCAGCCGCATCCTCCGGCAGGACAGCTCGCGGAGCCTCGCCGACGCGATCGGCGAGGTGATCCTCACGAGCAAGGGCAAGTCGATCCGCGCGAAGACCGAGGGCCAGCGCGCCTACGTCGAGTCGATCGATGCGCACACGATCGTCTTCGGCATCGGCCCCGCCGGCACGGGCAAGACCTACCTCGCAATGGCCAAGGCGGTGCAGGCGCTGCACCGCAAGGAGGTCAACCGCATCATCCTCACGCGTCCCGCGGTCGAGGCGGGAGAGCGGCTCGGCTTCCTCCCGGGGACGCTCACCGACAAGATCGACCCCTACCTCCGGCCGCTCTACGACGCGCTCAACGAGATGATGGACCCCGAGCTCGTGCCGAAGCTGCTCGCGACCGGCGTCGTCGAGGTCGCACCGCTCGCCTACATGCGCGGCCGCACGCTCAACGACTCGTTCATCGTGCTCGACGAGGCGCAGAACACCACGCCCGAGCAGATGAAGATGTTCCTCACGCGCCTCGGCTTCGGCTCGAAGATGGTCGTCACCGGCGACGCGACGCAGGTCGACCTGCCAGCCGGCACCTCTGGGCTGCAGGTCGCGCAGCAGGTGCTCGGCAAGATCGACGACATCCGCTTCGCGATGCTCACGAGCGCCGACGTCGTGCGGCACACGCTCGTCGGCGAAATCGTCGACGCCTACACGGCGCACGACCAGAAGGTGATGGCGCGGCAGGCCCGTCAGGGCCAGCCGACGCACCACTCGCGGCGAGGGCGGCACTGA
- the ybeY gene encoding rRNA maturation RNase YbeY translates to MSIDLLNEADASVDEAQLVRLVAHHLEKLFVHPDADVSIALVDVGAMEQLHVQWMDEPGPTDVLSFPMDELRPGSHDRPAPAGLLGDIVLCPEVAQQQALEANHSLMTELRLLTTHGLLHLLGFDHAEPAERDEMFELQDTLLAAFEAVDSGTPGRVR, encoded by the coding sequence ATGTCGATCGACCTCCTGAACGAGGCGGATGCGTCGGTCGACGAGGCGCAGCTCGTGCGGCTCGTCGCCCACCACCTCGAGAAGCTCTTCGTGCACCCCGACGCCGACGTGTCGATCGCGCTCGTCGACGTCGGCGCGATGGAGCAGCTGCACGTGCAGTGGATGGACGAGCCCGGCCCGACCGACGTGCTCTCGTTCCCGATGGACGAGCTGCGTCCCGGCAGCCACGACCGGCCGGCGCCCGCCGGCCTGCTCGGCGACATCGTGCTGTGCCCCGAGGTGGCGCAGCAGCAGGCGCTCGAGGCGAACCACTCGCTCATGACCGAGCTGCGGCTCCTCACGACGCACGGACTCCTGCACCTGCTCGGCTTCGACCACGCCGAGCCGGCGGAGCGCGACGAGATGTTCGAGCTGCAGGACACGCTGCTCGCGGCGTTCGAGGCGGTCGACAGCGGCACGCCCGGCCGCGTCCGCTGA
- a CDS encoding hemolysin family protein: MFEVVLFVVAGLLIVFGAWLAACDAALGVVSRAELQEAAVAARRGRKMLAIADDLRGHVMTLQFGRIMCETIAAVLVALAVDSLVTEWWITLLVAGGVMIVVSFVLVGTSPRAVGRQHAVALLRASAGFLRFWRVLMGPIAMLVATVGEKVTPGRQRETAFTTEAQLLSMVDAAAESDVLEDEDRELIHSIFEFNETLVREVMVPRPDMIVVERDVTAQDALRQFLDNGLSRMPVVGESTDEILGILYLRDVVRSRTWRPDASETAEELARPALLVPESKKADDTLALMQADRVHVAMVVDEYGGIAGLVTLEDLVEELVGEIHDEHDRGRSEVVEVGDGSWRVSARLQIDELGDLFDLSLDDEEVDTVGGLVQKELGRIAEVGDVVHVAGLRIEVRSLDGRGRLAGEMEVSRIVEAETTAEAEA; encoded by the coding sequence ATGTTCGAGGTCGTCCTCTTCGTCGTCGCAGGGCTGCTGATCGTCTTCGGCGCCTGGCTCGCCGCGTGCGATGCGGCGCTCGGTGTCGTCTCGCGCGCCGAGCTGCAGGAGGCGGCGGTCGCCGCCCGCCGCGGCAGGAAGATGCTCGCGATCGCCGACGACCTGCGCGGCCACGTCATGACGCTCCAGTTCGGCCGCATCATGTGCGAGACGATCGCGGCGGTGCTCGTCGCGCTCGCGGTCGACTCGCTCGTCACCGAGTGGTGGATCACGCTGCTCGTCGCCGGGGGCGTCATGATCGTCGTCTCCTTCGTGCTCGTCGGCACGAGCCCGCGCGCCGTCGGCCGCCAGCACGCCGTCGCGCTTCTGCGCGCATCCGCCGGCTTCCTGCGCTTCTGGCGCGTGCTCATGGGACCCATCGCGATGCTCGTCGCGACCGTGGGCGAGAAGGTGACGCCCGGTCGGCAGCGCGAGACCGCGTTCACGACCGAGGCGCAGCTGCTGTCGATGGTCGACGCCGCCGCTGAGAGCGACGTGCTCGAGGACGAGGACCGCGAGCTCATCCACTCGATCTTCGAGTTCAACGAGACGCTCGTGCGCGAGGTGATGGTGCCGCGCCCCGACATGATCGTCGTCGAGCGCGATGTCACGGCGCAGGATGCGCTTCGGCAGTTCCTCGACAACGGCCTCTCGCGCATGCCGGTCGTGGGGGAGTCGACCGACGAGATCCTCGGCATCCTGTACTTGCGCGACGTCGTGCGCTCCCGCACGTGGCGGCCCGACGCATCCGAGACCGCCGAGGAGCTCGCGCGCCCCGCGCTGCTCGTGCCGGAGTCGAAGAAGGCCGACGACACGCTCGCGCTCATGCAGGCCGATCGCGTGCACGTCGCGATGGTCGTCGACGAGTACGGCGGCATCGCCGGGCTCGTGACGCTCGAGGACCTCGTCGAGGAGCTCGTGGGCGAGATCCACGACGAGCACGACCGGGGCCGCAGCGAGGTCGTCGAGGTCGGCGACGGCTCGTGGCGCGTCTCGGCGCGGCTGCAGATCGACGAGCTCGGCGACCTGTTCGACCTCTCGCTCGACGACGAGGAGGTCGACACCGTCGGCGGGCTCGTGCAGAAGGAGCTCGGCCGCATCGCCGAGGTCGGCGACGTCGTGCACGTCGCGGGGCTGCGCATCGAGGTGCGCTCGCTCGACGGCCGCGGGCGGCTCGCGGGCGAGATGGAGGTCTCGCGCATCGTCGAGGCCGAGACGACGGCGGAGGCCGAGGCATGA
- the era gene encoding GTPase Era yields MSEHRSGFVTFVGRPNAGKSTLMNALVGEKIAITSSKPQTTRHAIRGVVHRDDAQLVIVDTPGMHKPRTLLGKRLNAVVQTTLGDVDVICLCVPADEPLGPGDRYIDQQLEGFPRAKKVAVVTKTDAASKERVAQQLLAVSELREWDAIVPLSSVAGHQLDVLVDALVELLPEGPPLYEAETTTEEPLSVRIAELIREAALEGVRDELPHSIMVTLDDVVRREDRELTDVYANLWVERDSQKGIIIGKGGSRLRQVGADARREIERIVGTQVHLDLRVKVAKEWQGDPKQLGRFGF; encoded by the coding sequence ATGAGCGAGCACCGGAGCGGATTCGTCACCTTCGTCGGGAGGCCCAACGCGGGCAAGTCGACGCTCATGAACGCGCTCGTGGGCGAGAAGATCGCGATCACGTCGTCGAAGCCGCAGACGACGCGGCACGCGATCCGCGGCGTCGTGCACCGCGACGACGCGCAGCTCGTCATCGTCGACACCCCGGGCATGCACAAGCCGCGCACGCTGCTCGGCAAGCGGCTCAATGCCGTCGTGCAGACGACGCTCGGCGACGTCGACGTCATCTGCCTGTGCGTGCCGGCCGACGAGCCGCTCGGCCCCGGCGATCGCTACATCGACCAGCAGCTCGAGGGCTTCCCGCGCGCGAAGAAGGTCGCCGTCGTGACGAAGACCGACGCCGCCTCGAAGGAGCGCGTCGCGCAGCAGCTGCTCGCGGTGAGCGAGCTGCGCGAGTGGGATGCGATCGTGCCGCTGTCGTCGGTCGCGGGCCACCAGCTCGACGTGCTCGTCGACGCGCTCGTCGAGCTGCTTCCCGAGGGGCCGCCGCTCTACGAGGCCGAGACGACGACCGAGGAGCCGCTCTCGGTGCGCATCGCCGAGCTCATCCGCGAGGCCGCGCTCGAGGGCGTGCGCGACGAGCTGCCGCACTCGATCATGGTGACGCTCGACGACGTCGTGCGCCGCGAGGACCGCGAGCTCACCGACGTCTACGCGAACCTCTGGGTCGAGCGCGACAGCCAGAAGGGCATCATCATCGGCAAGGGCGGCTCGCGGCTGCGGCAGGTGGGGGCGGATGCGCGGCGCGAGATCGAGCGCATCGTCGGCACCCAGGTGCACCTCGACCTGCGCGTGAAGGTCGCGAAGGAGTGGCAGGGCGACCCGAAGCAGCTGGGCCGCTTCGGGTTCTGA
- a CDS encoding histidine kinase, protein MTADTLAPDAQPAVPARVRAPLDRDALRTDGLIAAVTLGMLAVPTLLIGGLFFNWGWHWLLLVVETAAIGAAILVRRRWPLLALAGLVALAAVHVALAAPLFPVWFAVLVPLYSAGRFCRWPGRLVAAGLSLVASVLAAYWITTTGGLAGYSPGVLVPFDEVLRLAVVVWVPPMLLFSMTILIGWGVSSVARSEAAVQVAQVSSRRATEQEERAALARDMHDVVAHSLAVVIAQANGARYTRDPAVKDATLETIAGTAKQALGDVRLLLAQLRHSEAPDPVASLDDVDALVERMRGSGLDVRLERVGGRPPLPRTADIAAYRILQEALTNALRHGDRDQPVHVRLMTLGPGIVIDVHNRLAAAPGPIGHGVSGMHERARLAGGDVWTGVEHDWFRVRAAFPAGLA, encoded by the coding sequence GTGACCGCCGACACCCTCGCGCCCGACGCGCAGCCCGCCGTCCCGGCGCGGGTGCGCGCCCCGCTCGATCGCGACGCGCTCCGCACCGACGGCCTCATCGCGGCCGTCACGCTCGGCATGCTCGCGGTGCCTACGCTGCTCATCGGCGGGCTCTTCTTCAACTGGGGCTGGCACTGGCTGCTGCTCGTGGTCGAGACCGCCGCGATCGGCGCGGCGATCCTCGTGCGCCGCCGCTGGCCGCTGCTCGCGCTCGCCGGGCTCGTCGCGCTCGCGGCCGTGCACGTCGCGCTCGCCGCACCGCTCTTCCCGGTCTGGTTCGCGGTGCTCGTGCCGCTCTACTCCGCCGGTCGCTTCTGCCGCTGGCCCGGCAGGCTCGTGGCGGCGGGGCTCTCGCTCGTCGCCTCGGTGCTCGCGGCCTACTGGATCACGACCACGGGCGGCCTCGCCGGCTACTCGCCGGGCGTGCTCGTGCCCTTCGACGAGGTGCTGCGGCTCGCGGTGGTCGTGTGGGTGCCGCCGATGCTGCTGTTCTCGATGACGATCCTGATCGGCTGGGGCGTCTCCTCGGTCGCCCGCTCGGAGGCCGCGGTCCAGGTCGCGCAGGTCTCGAGCCGGCGCGCGACCGAGCAGGAGGAGCGCGCCGCCCTCGCTCGCGACATGCACGACGTCGTCGCCCACTCGCTCGCGGTCGTCATCGCGCAGGCGAACGGCGCGCGCTACACGCGAGACCCCGCGGTGAAGGACGCGACGCTCGAGACGATCGCCGGCACCGCGAAGCAAGCGCTCGGCGATGTGCGGCTGCTGCTCGCGCAGCTGCGCCACAGCGAGGCGCCCGACCCCGTCGCGTCGCTCGACGACGTCGACGCACTCGTCGAGCGGATGCGCGGCAGCGGCCTCGACGTGCGGCTCGAGCGAGTGGGCGGCCGGCCGCCGCTGCCGCGCACGGCCGACATCGCCGCCTACCGGATCCTGCAGGAGGCGCTCACGAACGCGCTGCGGCACGGCGATCGCGACCAGCCGGTGCACGTGCGGCTCATGACGCTCGGCCCTGGCATCGTGATCGACGTGCACAACCGACTCGCCGCCGCGCCCGGCCCCATCGGTCACGGGGTGAGCGGCATGCACGAGCGCGCGAGGCTCGCGGGCGGCGACGTCTGGACGGGCGTCGAGCACGACTGGTTCCGCGTGCGCGCAGCGTTCCCGGCGGGGCTCGCATGA
- a CDS encoding response regulator transcription factor, whose amino-acid sequence MIRVLIVDDQALFRSGIRMLIESQPDLQCVGEAADGAQAVRLAEAQQPDVVLMDVRMPVLDGISATDRIVRAQPDVRVVVLTTFDLDEAAARAIRAGASGFVLKDAEPELVLAAIRTVHAGNEVVAASATRELFKAFGRQRHSAPAAFAELTERERQIFALAAKGLSNTEIARSEFVSEATVKTHISRILGKLGLRDRVQLVVFAYEHGLTGESR is encoded by the coding sequence ATGATCCGCGTCCTCATCGTCGACGACCAGGCGCTCTTCCGCAGCGGCATCCGCATGCTCATCGAGTCGCAGCCCGACCTGCAGTGCGTCGGCGAGGCCGCCGACGGCGCGCAGGCCGTGCGGCTCGCCGAGGCGCAGCAGCCCGACGTCGTGCTCATGGACGTGCGGATGCCCGTGCTCGACGGCATCTCGGCGACCGACCGCATCGTGCGGGCGCAACCCGATGTGCGGGTCGTCGTGCTCACGACCTTCGACCTCGACGAGGCGGCCGCGCGCGCCATCCGGGCCGGCGCATCCGGCTTCGTGCTCAAGGATGCCGAGCCCGAGCTCGTGCTCGCCGCGATCCGCACGGTGCACGCCGGCAACGAGGTCGTCGCGGCGAGCGCGACGCGCGAGCTGTTCAAGGCGTTCGGCCGCCAGCGGCATTCGGCGCCGGCGGCGTTCGCCGAGCTCACCGAGCGCGAGCGGCAGATCTTCGCGCTGGCCGCGAAGGGCCTGTCGAACACCGAGATCGCCCGCAGCGAGTTCGTCTCCGAGGCGACCGTGAAGACCCACATCTCGCGCATCCTCGGCAAGCTGGGCCTGCGCGACCGCGTGCAGCTCGTCGTCTTCGCCTACGAGCACGGGCTCACGGGCGAGTCGCGCTGA
- a CDS encoding alpha/beta hydrolase, which translates to MHVDELGQADAPPLLLLHGGGVAGWMWRLTLAALRTPVCALVPDLPGHGRSASEPYRSHADTVARLEALLEERAPGGAVIAGFSLGAQLAVLLAARRPELVADAVVVSAQARPLPLAGPTLALLGLSAPLARVPWFARLQARELLVPDELLPEYVAGSAATTRATLLASVGENLRFTVPDGWGASGSALVVVGGSERRVMRDSARLLHEAHPRSELRVVSGAGHGLPLEHPERTAAMLDERLARLDA; encoded by the coding sequence ATGCACGTCGACGAGCTGGGACAGGCGGATGCGCCGCCGCTCCTGCTGCTGCACGGCGGTGGGGTCGCCGGCTGGATGTGGCGACTGACGCTTGCCGCGCTGCGGACCCCCGTGTGCGCGCTCGTGCCCGACCTGCCCGGGCACGGGCGCAGCGCCTCCGAGCCCTACCGCTCGCACGCCGACACCGTCGCCCGGCTCGAGGCGCTGCTCGAGGAGCGCGCGCCCGGGGGCGCGGTCATCGCGGGCTTCTCGCTCGGCGCGCAGCTCGCGGTGCTGCTCGCCGCCCGCCGCCCCGAGCTCGTCGCCGACGCGGTCGTCGTGAGCGCGCAAGCGAGGCCGCTGCCGCTCGCCGGCCCGACGCTCGCGCTGCTCGGGCTCAGCGCGCCGCTCGCGCGCGTGCCGTGGTTCGCAAGGCTGCAGGCCCGCGAGCTCCTCGTGCCCGACGAGCTGCTGCCCGAGTACGTCGCGGGCAGCGCCGCGACCACGCGGGCGACGCTCCTCGCGAGCGTGGGGGAGAACCTGCGCTTCACCGTGCCGGACGGCTGGGGCGCGAGCGGCAGTGCGCTCGTCGTCGTCGGCGGCAGCGAGCGGCGCGTCATGCGGGACTCGGCGAGGCTCCTGCACGAAGCGCACCCGCGCAGCGAGCTGCGCGTCGTCTCCGGCGCCGGCCACGGGCTGCCGCTCGAGCACCCGGAGCGCACGGCGGCGATGCTCGACGAGCGGCTCGCGCGGCTCGACGCGTGA
- a CDS encoding ABC transporter ATP-binding protein, whose translation MHSNALPSSHALLLRGVTKRYGTGAAVVTALDGVDLAIEPGSITAVMGPSGSGKSTLLHLAAGLDAPSAGDVVIGGRSVVGLDDDALTALRRDEVGVVFQSFNLVPSLTALENVELPARLAGRAPDHERIAALLDDLDVAALAERRPHELSGGQQQRFAIARALAQRPAIVLADEPTGALDSATSREVQDILVASAAAGQAIVVVTHDPAVAARAERIVLLRDGRIEEELPATDAATVAQRMLEAAR comes from the coding sequence ATGCACAGCAACGCACTCCCGTCCTCGCACGCCCTCCTGCTGCGCGGCGTCACGAAGCGCTACGGCACCGGCGCCGCCGTCGTCACCGCGCTCGACGGCGTCGACCTCGCGATCGAGCCCGGCTCGATCACTGCCGTCATGGGCCCGTCCGGCTCGGGCAAGTCGACCCTCCTGCACCTCGCGGCCGGGCTCGACGCGCCGAGCGCCGGCGACGTCGTCATCGGCGGCCGATCGGTCGTCGGCCTCGACGACGACGCGCTCACGGCGCTGCGCCGCGACGAGGTGGGCGTGGTCTTCCAGTCGTTCAACCTCGTGCCGAGCCTCACCGCGCTCGAGAACGTCGAGCTGCCCGCGCGCCTCGCGGGGCGCGCGCCCGACCACGAGCGCATCGCCGCGCTGCTCGACGACCTCGACGTCGCGGCGCTCGCCGAGCGTCGCCCGCACGAGCTCTCGGGCGGCCAGCAGCAGCGCTTCGCGATCGCCCGCGCCCTCGCGCAGCGACCCGCGATCGTGCTCGCCGACGAGCCGACCGGGGCGCTCGACTCCGCGACCTCCCGCGAGGTGCAGGACATCCTCGTCGCGAGCGCCGCGGCCGGGCAGGCGATCGTCGTCGTCACCCACGACCCCGCGGTCGCCGCTCGCGCCGAGCGCATCGTGCTCCTGCGCGACGGGCGCATCGAGGAGGAGCTGCCCGCGACCGACGCCGCGACTGTCGCCCAGCGCATGCTCGAGGCCGCCCGATGA
- a CDS encoding ABC transporter permease — MSGTDRRASRSGLWLAFAVSALAAGFGTALSTVMEHAALELYGEALIAGSETGRLLLALAQSLLIGVSIVVGAIVTRQALTGAVEDRRAEIALRRLLGASSRAERRRLLGGFAIVGIGGAAAGWALGVGGAVLASEAFAALPEGLDLRGLPVVEPWAAVPAAIVAVAAVLAALFATRSVLAVSPLEALRSSAVDVETTVARRRTGGVVTLVSGAVLLAAAVLLGPVSPLAVLVGFAGGVVATAGIVALAPAIAPPLVTLASRALGRSVPARAAAGTLATHPGRTSALVLSLFAGTAVVTMMIAAGSSLTTAAHTIERDPFFQQQLRELIVGVTSVVAGIVGFSALLGVLGFVASMLLSVRRRTREIGLLRTLGLRRGQTRSMLLAEAGAITIVAVSTGFAVGTLYGWIGAHAMLSSVQGVVSTAPSLPWQLPLALAAVGLAVAVATSLPAGQRAARIAPLAAVAAE, encoded by the coding sequence ATGAGCGGCACCGACCGCCGCGCCTCGCGCTCGGGGCTGTGGCTCGCGTTCGCCGTCTCGGCGCTCGCCGCGGGCTTCGGCACCGCGCTGTCGACCGTCATGGAGCACGCCGCGCTCGAGCTGTACGGCGAGGCGCTCATCGCAGGCAGCGAGACCGGCCGACTGCTGCTCGCGCTCGCGCAGTCGCTCCTCATCGGCGTCTCGATCGTCGTCGGCGCGATCGTCACTCGGCAGGCGCTGACCGGCGCGGTGGAGGACCGGCGCGCGGAGATCGCGCTGCGGCGGCTCCTCGGAGCGTCCTCCCGCGCCGAGCGGCGCCGCCTGCTCGGCGGCTTCGCGATCGTCGGCATCGGCGGCGCCGCCGCGGGCTGGGCGCTCGGCGTCGGCGGCGCCGTCCTCGCGAGCGAAGCCTTCGCGGCGCTGCCCGAGGGGCTCGACCTGCGCGGCCTGCCCGTCGTCGAGCCGTGGGCCGCGGTGCCTGCCGCCATCGTCGCGGTCGCCGCGGTGCTCGCGGCGCTGTTCGCGACCCGCTCGGTGCTCGCCGTCTCCCCGCTGGAGGCGCTCCGGAGCTCCGCGGTCGACGTCGAGACCACGGTGGCGCGCCGTCGCACCGGCGGCGTCGTGACGCTCGTCTCGGGTGCCGTGCTGCTCGCGGCGGCGGTGCTGCTCGGCCCCGTCTCGCCGCTCGCCGTGCTCGTCGGCTTCGCCGGCGGCGTCGTGGCGACCGCCGGCATCGTGGCGCTCGCGCCCGCGATCGCCCCGCCGCTCGTGACGCTCGCCTCGCGGGCGCTCGGACGAAGCGTGCCCGCGCGAGCCGCGGCCGGCACGCTCGCGACGCATCCGGGACGCACGTCGGCCCTCGTGCTCTCACTCTTCGCCGGGACGGCGGTCGTCACGATGATGATCGCTGCCGGCTCGTCGCTCACGACCGCGGCCCACACGATCGAGCGCGACCCCTTCTTCCAGCAGCAGCTGCGCGAGCTGATCGTCGGCGTCACGAGCGTCGTCGCCGGCATCGTCGGGTTCTCGGCGCTGCTCGGCGTGCTCGGCTTCGTCGCCTCGATGCTGCTCTCGGTGCGCCGCCGCACGCGCGAGATCGGGCTGCTGCGCACGCTCGGCCTCCGCCGCGGCCAGACGCGCTCGATGCTGCTCGCCGAGGCGGGGGCGATCACGATCGTCGCGGTCTCGACCGGCTTCGCGGTCGGCACGCTCTACGGCTGGATCGGCGCGCACGCGATGCTCTCGTCGGTGCAGGGCGTCGTCTCGACCGCGCCGTCGCTGCCGTGGCAGCTGCCGCTCGCGCTCGCGGCCGTCGGCCTCGCCGTCGCGGTCGCGACGAGCCTCCCGGCGGGGCAGCGCGCGGCGCGCATCGCACCGCTCGCCGCGGTCGCCGCGGAGTGA
- the leuA gene encoding 2-isopropylmalate synthase, translating into MKNMQQPSGMPAHRYTPYHEQIRVELPDRTWPSKRIERAPRWCAVDLRDGNQALIDPMTPDRKLQMFQLLVRMGYKEIEVGFPSASQLDFDFVRNLIDGGLIPEDVTIQVLTQCRDHLIRRTFEAIEGAKQAIVHIYNSTSVLQRDVVFRSDREGVKQIAIDGAKLCLELEGMLGDTQVFYEYSPESYTGTELDYALEVCNAIIETLDARPERPVIINLPATVEMATPNVYADSIEWMHRHLARRESVILSLHPHNDRGTGVAAAELGYLAGADRIEGCLFGNGERTGNVDLVALGLNLLTQGIDPEIDFSDLDGIRRVAEHCNQLRVHERSPWAGDLVYTAFSGSHQDAIKKGFERMADDAAAAGKHVDDMPWAVPYLPIDPKDVGRTYEAVIRVNSQSGKGGVAYLLKTDHGLDLPRRLQIEFSNVVQARTDSEGGEVSSDEIWTIFGDEYLPSDPVTGAEQWGRFELVTFETTSSHEGSAQLHARLRDGESVRDVAASGNGPIDAMLQLLRGEGVDVSLTDYVEHTMSAGSDATAACYIELAVAGNAVWGVGLDPSSTSAALKAIVSGVNRGLRIHDRRVQPVG; encoded by the coding sequence ATGAAGAACATGCAGCAGCCGTCCGGGATGCCGGCGCACCGCTACACCCCGTACCACGAGCAGATCCGGGTCGAGCTGCCCGACCGCACGTGGCCCTCGAAGCGCATCGAGCGCGCGCCCCGCTGGTGCGCCGTCGACCTGCGCGACGGCAACCAGGCCCTCATCGACCCGATGACGCCCGACCGCAAGCTGCAGATGTTCCAGCTGCTCGTGCGGATGGGCTACAAGGAGATCGAGGTCGGGTTCCCGTCGGCGAGCCAGCTCGACTTCGACTTCGTGCGGAACCTCATCGACGGGGGGCTCATCCCCGAGGACGTCACGATCCAGGTGCTCACGCAGTGCCGCGACCACCTCATCCGCCGCACCTTCGAGGCGATCGAGGGCGCGAAGCAGGCGATCGTTCACATCTACAACTCGACGAGCGTGCTGCAGCGCGACGTCGTCTTCCGCTCCGACCGCGAGGGCGTCAAGCAGATCGCGATCGACGGTGCGAAGCTGTGCCTCGAGCTCGAGGGGATGCTCGGCGACACGCAGGTCTTCTACGAGTACAGCCCCGAGTCCTACACGGGCACCGAGCTCGACTACGCGCTCGAGGTCTGCAACGCGATCATCGAGACGCTCGACGCGCGCCCCGAGCGGCCCGTCATCATCAACCTGCCCGCGACCGTCGAGATGGCGACGCCCAACGTCTACGCCGACTCGATCGAGTGGATGCACCGGCACCTCGCGCGCCGCGAATCGGTCATCCTCTCGCTGCACCCGCACAACGACCGCGGCACGGGCGTCGCGGCCGCCGAGCTCGGCTACCTGGCCGGCGCCGACCGCATCGAGGGCTGCCTGTTCGGCAACGGCGAGCGCACCGGCAACGTCGACCTCGTCGCGCTCGGCCTCAACCTGCTGACGCAGGGCATCGACCCCGAGATCGACTTCTCCGACCTCGACGGCATCCGTCGCGTCGCCGAGCACTGCAACCAGCTGCGCGTGCACGAGCGCAGCCCGTGGGCGGGCGACCTCGTCTACACCGCCTTCTCGGGCTCGCACCAGGATGCGATCAAGAAGGGCTTCGAGCGGATGGCCGACGACGCCGCCGCCGCAGGCAAGCACGTCGACGACATGCCGTGGGCGGTGCCGTACCTGCCGATCGACCCGAAGGACGTCGGCCGCACGTACGAGGCCGTCATCCGCGTCAACTCCCAGTCGGGCAAGGGCGGCGTCGCCTACCTGCTGAAGACCGATCACGGCCTCGACCTGCCGCGCCGGCTGCAGATCGAGTTCTCGAATGTCGTGCAGGCGCGCACCGACAGCGAGGGCGGCGAGGTCTCGAGCGACGAGATCTGGACGATCTTCGGCGACGAGTACCTGCCGAGCGACCCGGTGACGGGCGCCGAGCAGTGGGGCCGCTTCGAGCTCGTGACCTTCGAGACCACCTCGTCGCACGAGGGCTCGGCGCAGCTGCACGCGCGGCTCCGCGACGGCGAGAGCGTGCGCGACGTCGCCGCGAGCGGCAACGGCCCGATCGACGCGATGCTGCAGCTGCTGCGCGGCGAGGGCGTCGACGTCAGCCTCACCGACTACGTCGAGCACACCATGAGCGCCGGCTCCGACGCGACCGCCGCGTGCTACATCGAGCTCGCGGTCGCCGGCAACGCGGTGTGGGGCGTCGGCCTCGACCCGAGCTCGACCTCGGCGGCGCTCAAGGCGATCGTCTCCGGCGTCAACCGGGGGCTGCGCATCCACGACCGCAGGGTGCAGCCGGTCGGCTGA